In the genome of Ostrinia nubilalis unplaced genomic scaffold, ilOstNubi1.1 SCAFFOLD_42, whole genome shotgun sequence, one region contains:
- the LOC135087485 gene encoding histone H2B yields the protein MPPKTSGKAAKKSGKAQKNISKTDKKKKKHKRKESYAIYIYKVLKQVHPDTGISSKAMSIMNSFVNDIFERIAAEASRLAHYNKRSTITSREVQTSVRLLLPGELAKHAVSEGTKAVTKYTSSK from the coding sequence ATGCCGCCCAAGACAAGTGGCAAGGCCGCCAAGAAGTCAGGCAAGGCTCAGAAGAACATCTCCAAAactgacaagaagaagaagaagcacaAGAGGAAGGAGAGCTACGCCATCTACATCTACAAAGTGCTGAAGCAGGTCCACCCCGACACCGGTATCTCCAGCAAGGCCATGTCGATCATGAACTCGTTCGTGAACGACATCTTCGAACGCATCGCCGCCGAAGCTTCCCGTCTGGCTCACTACAACAAGCGTTCCACGATCACGTCGAGGGAGGTGCAGACATCCGTCAGGCTGCTGCTGCCCGGTGAACTCGCCAAGCACGCCGTCAGTGAAGGCACAAAGGCCGTCACCAAATACACCAGCTCCAAGTGA